The Rickettsia endosymbiont of Cantharis rufa genome segment GTAAGCAGCGAAGAACATAAAAGATCAAAAAGTGAACTTGAGGATGCCAAATTTAATTACTCTAAAGCCCTAAAAACATACAATGATATGATAATTACTGCACCATACCCAGGTAAAATAGGTGTTATTAAGTCTATGGTCGGAGATGAAGTAAAAATAGGCGATTATCTTTTTAGCATTACCGGAACAAAAGACTCACAAAGTATTTTTATTGAATTACCGGAGTCTTTAAGCGGAAAAGTTGTAGTCGATACTGAAGTTTTAATTGCAGGAAAAATTAAAAGTAAAATCGAGGCAGTATCGCATTACTTATCAGATAACGGCACTTTAACAGCTAAAATTATTTTACCTATGGGTACAAAAATCCTACATAATAGTTATGTAGATGTTATGCTTATAATTAATCCACATAAAAATCTAGCCGTTTCTGAAAGTTGTATTCAACGAAATAATCAAGGTAACTTTATCTATAAAATAGACGGTGATACGATAAAACAATTATACGTAAAAACCGGTACGCGTACTAAAGGTTTAATTGAAATCATCTCTGATGATATTAAAGAGGGTGACTTAGTTGTTACGGAAGGTATGACTAAAATCGGTGATGGATCAAAAATTAGGATACTTGAGGAATAATTATTTATATATGCTTTCTAAGCCATCTTTGTATTCTAGAAATTGTTACACGCATTCCTTCTTGCCTTATAGAAGTAATAGTTAATGCAATCAAAATTTTTGTCACAAAGCAATAGGTTCGTATTTTTTGAATTACATAGTTATTTTTGAAAAAAGAAATATTACTTTTTTTATAGTCTTCATTTTTATTTTCTAATAATCTTAATTGTGTAACAGCCGCTAATAACAAATTAATAGTAAACGGACTAAATTTACTTAAATAAGAATCATTAAGAACATAAGAAGTAATATTTATTAAACCTACTGAATATTTATTTGGATCCATAAACGTATTAGTACCGCCGCTAATTCGTACTTTAGACAATTCTTTGTCTATACCGCCTATTGAGTTTTTACTAGCAATAGATATCCATAAACAACAATCTTCGCCGCTTCTTATATTTTCAGGAAATAAATTTTCTTGGAATAACGTCCAAGTTCCCATAACTGTCGGCATTGCTATTGGACAAGTCTGTATGACTTTAGGAAAAACATTTCCACTAAAAAACCCAGAATGAACGGATTCTATATATTTTCCTTTTTCATTTATTTTTTTATATGAAGTATGGGAAAATATAAAATTATTTTTTTCCATAAACTTTAATTGAATTTCTATTTTATCCTTATAAAACAAATCGTCCGAATCAAGGAAAGCAATATATTTTCCTATAGCATTTTTAATACCTAAGTTACGTGCAGCAGCAGGTCCTTCATTTTTTTTATGAAAATATTTTATTCTTTTATCTTTTTTGCATATTGAAGTTAATTGTGATATATCATCAGTCGATCCATCATCTATTATAAGTATCTCAAAATTTTTGTGTGTTTGAATAAGTACACTTTCTATAGCTTCAATTACCCAATTTATTCTATTATATACCGGTATAATAACACTAACTTTAGTATCATGTAGTACTTGCTTAGCCATAATATTTGCTAAATCACAGGCTTTATTATATGGAGTATTATTTGATAAAAAATTAGCTGTACGAATTAAAAATAAATAAGGAGAGTCTTCCATTTTAATCATTTCTTCTTCTGTTAACTCGTGAAGAAACGATGACCATAATACATTGCATTCTTCATTATGATTTGATACTTTCTTACTACCTTGTTCTGAATGAAAGCGAGATTTAATTAGGATAGACTCGTCAAAATGAATAGGAGCAACACGGAAAATTTTAAACCATAAATCATAGTCTTGTGTTGTCGGTAAAGCTTCATTAAATATACCGACTTCATGAAAATATTTAGCAGGAATTAATAACGAGCAACCATGTATTAACCCTCGTAATAAAGGTAATAACGAAATATTAAGTTTATTTATAGGTAGCACACTATCCGGTTTAATATAACGTAGAGAGTTTCCTTTTTCCTCAATTAATTCATAACCACCATAAATGATAGTATCTTTATTATCTAATTTATTTAATATATTAACTTGATGCTCAATTTTGTTTGGATAATATAAATCATCGTGACTAAGCCATGAAAAATATTCCCCTTTCATGTTTTTTATACCGTAATTTAAAGCAGAACCACAACCACCATTTTCTTTATGAAAATAGCGTATTTTATCACCATATGATAACGCTACATTTTCTGTCTCTCCATTATCTTTTGAACCATCATTAACAACAATAATTTCAATATTTTTGTAAGTTTGTGCTAAAGCACTATTTATAGCTTCTTTCATATAATTAGCCCCATTATAGACAGGTATAATAATCGAGACTAAAGGACGGTAAATATTTAGAGATTTATCTTTTATAGTTGTCATAACTTTTAAAAATAATATATAAAATGTTAGTTTTATTGTTGCATTGCTAACTAAAGAGAGATAGTAATAAGAAGCTCTGTGTCATCTAGTGATTTATGAACTAGATCTAGTTCCCAAGCCACG includes the following:
- a CDS encoding efflux RND transporter periplasmic adaptor subunit → MFIKYISFFVLLISLSSIASKKEEEKITGVKATKVQIAELYDIFNIVGQCQNDNSRDYYSNATGVVEKVSAHQGKIVKKGDILLVIDRNIAETTKSRAEALLNTKQEDFNRKGALFAKKFVSSEEHKRSKSELEDAKFNYSKALKTYNDMIITAPYPGKIGVIKSMVGDEVKIGDYLFSITGTKDSQSIFIELPESLSGKVVVDTEVLIAGKIKSKIEAVSHYLSDNGTLTAKIILPMGTKILHNSYVDVMLIINPHKNLAVSESCIQRNNQGNFIYKIDGDTIKQLYVKTGTRTKGLIEIISDDIKEGDLVVTEGMTKIGDGSKIRILEE
- a CDS encoding glycosyltransferase family 2 protein — protein: MTTIKDKSLNIYRPLVSIIIPVYNGANYMKEAINSALAQTYKNIEIIVVNDGSKDNGETENVALSYGDKIRYFHKENGGCGSALNYGIKNMKGEYFSWLSHDDLYYPNKIEHQVNILNKLDNKDTIIYGGYELIEEKGNSLRYIKPDSVLPINKLNISLLPLLRGLIHGCSLLIPAKYFHEVGIFNEALPTTQDYDLWFKIFRVAPIHFDESILIKSRFHSEQGSKKVSNHNEECNVLWSSFLHELTEEEMIKMEDSPYLFLIRTANFLSNNTPYNKACDLANIMAKQVLHDTKVSVIIPVYNRINWVIEAIESVLIQTHKNFEILIIDDGSTDDISQLTSICKKDKRIKYFHKKNEGPAAARNLGIKNAIGKYIAFLDSDDLFYKDKIEIQLKFMEKNNFIFSHTSYKKINEKGKYIESVHSGFFSGNVFPKVIQTCPIAMPTVMGTWTLFQENLFPENIRSGEDCCLWISIASKNSIGGIDKELSKVRISGGTNTFMDPNKYSVGLINITSYVLNDSYLSKFSPFTINLLLAAVTQLRLLENKNEDYKKSNISFFKNNYVIQKIRTYCFVTKILIALTITSIRQEGMRVTISRIQRWLRKHI